A window from Synechococcus sp. RSCCF101 encodes these proteins:
- a CDS encoding DUF1772 domain-containing protein yields MTVLTMLCALGAAAAGGALFTFSDFTMAGLKRLPPAGGIAAMQAINRAAPSPLFMLMLFGTGAACLALMVISGRHPAEPGAVLRLVAGGLYLAGVVAITMGYHVPRNDRLDRVDPGSGEGAEVWAIYQREWIPMKHVRTLAPLVSAVLLMIALTQPAG; encoded by the coding sequence ATGACCGTGCTGACGATGCTCTGCGCGCTGGGGGCCGCCGCCGCGGGCGGCGCGCTCTTCACCTTCTCGGACTTCACCATGGCGGGGCTGAAGCGGCTGCCTCCGGCCGGCGGCATCGCGGCGATGCAGGCCATCAACCGGGCGGCTCCCTCACCCCTGTTCATGCTGATGCTGTTCGGCACCGGCGCCGCCTGCCTGGCGCTGATGGTGATCAGCGGCAGGCATCCCGCCGAGCCCGGCGCGGTTCTGAGACTGGTCGCCGGCGGGCTGTACCTCGCCGGTGTGGTCGCCATCACCATGGGCTACCACGTTCCGCGGAACGATCGGCTGGATCGCGTCGATCCCGGCAGTGGGGAGGGTGCCGAGGTCTGGGCGATCTATCAGCGGGAGTGGATTCCGATGAAACACGTGCGCACGCTGGCACCGCTGGTGTCCGCCGTGCTGCTGATGATCGCGCTGACGCAGCCTGCGGGCTGA
- a CDS encoding efflux RND transporter periplasmic adaptor subunit produces the protein MPTRRLLERGLRLGVLAIVAPLAVACGRGGPPPGGPPATLLKVATVQPGQFEAANSYTAVLQSLEVATVRAQIQGRVIRLAAADGTPIQKGQLIAVLDDKQEQAQYRQALATAEFDRITAERQQFLLQNGATTAEDRDQAVSEAQASAEQVRNLEADLAYKFLRAPISGILGDINPEVGDLLEEGDTLVTVAANNRLWIRLDVPSTLGYRLRPGMRVDLLAPGNPPLRKSGAVSFVAPDVDPESQTVLVKATFDNRDGALRTGQVVSARLVLEQGQALSVPVEAVNVKAGQAFVFRVMPADQAIRTLKADPSIPSAVIDPLEKLPASSLVAVETPVALGQIDGTRYPVQKGLSSGDRVAISNTSNLRTGSTVTLQR, from the coding sequence ATGCCCACCCGACGGCTGCTGGAGAGAGGCCTGCGCCTCGGCGTGCTCGCCATCGTTGCCCCCCTGGCCGTGGCCTGCGGCCGCGGCGGACCGCCTCCGGGCGGGCCACCGGCGACCCTGCTGAAGGTCGCGACCGTCCAGCCGGGTCAGTTCGAGGCCGCCAACAGCTACACCGCCGTTCTCCAGTCGCTGGAGGTGGCCACCGTGCGGGCCCAGATCCAGGGACGGGTGATCCGCCTGGCCGCGGCGGACGGCACCCCGATCCAGAAGGGTCAGCTGATCGCCGTGCTCGATGACAAGCAGGAGCAGGCCCAGTACCGGCAGGCTCTGGCCACGGCCGAGTTCGACCGCATCACAGCCGAGCGGCAGCAGTTTCTGCTGCAGAACGGCGCCACGACAGCCGAGGATCGCGATCAGGCGGTGAGCGAAGCCCAGGCCTCCGCCGAGCAGGTGCGCAATCTGGAGGCGGATCTGGCCTACAAGTTCCTCCGGGCTCCCATCAGCGGCATCCTCGGCGACATCAATCCCGAGGTGGGTGACCTGCTCGAGGAGGGCGACACCCTGGTGACCGTGGCCGCCAACAACCGCCTCTGGATCCGTCTCGACGTGCCCTCCACCCTCGGCTATCGGCTCAGGCCGGGCATGCGGGTGGATCTGCTGGCGCCAGGCAACCCGCCGCTGCGCAAGAGCGGCGCGGTGTCCTTCGTGGCGCCGGATGTGGACCCCGAGTCCCAGACCGTGCTGGTGAAGGCCACCTTCGACAACCGTGACGGCGCCCTGCGCACCGGACAGGTGGTGTCGGCGCGGCTGGTGCTGGAGCAGGGCCAGGCCCTGTCGGTGCCGGTGGAAGCGGTGAACGTGAAAGCGGGTCAGGCCTTCGTGTTCCGGGTGATGCCCGCCGACCAGGCCATCCGCACCCTCAAGGCCGACCCCTCGATCCCGTCGGCCGTGATCGACCCGCTGGAGAAGCTTCCGGCAAGCAGCCTGGTGGCCGTGGAGACCCCGGTCGCCCTCGGCCAGATCGACGGCACCCGCTACCCGGTGCAGAAGGGGCTCTCCAGCGGAGACCGGGTGGCGATCTCGAACACCTCCAATCTGCGCACGGGCTCCACCGTGACCCTGCAGCGCTGA
- a CDS encoding efflux RND transporter permease subunit: MSLSDTFIKRPVLTTVCSILIVVAGLISLPLLPVENLPQIAPPTVNVSANFAGGSAETVEQAVTIPLEEAINGVPGADYITSQSSGSGQSSITVTFDEGTDINIDQVNVLNLVNQANPQLPETVRSTGVSVTQSNPSFLAVYQVVADGNRYTQEFLNGLVQLNLLYPLERVKGIQAPINPWGGGVPSFNLYLDPKKLASFSLTAGDVINALGEQNVVVAAGSVGGPPSLPQQAFTYPIEIRGYLSSVEEFNDVILGRTPDGNTIRVRDVGSAQFGINSYFLKGIDLAGNVAIGVPVQQTFGSNAIDVATAAEAVIDEFRRTVPPGVKVIKVFDQTQFIRSSIEGVVDALGLAILLVVLILFLFLQDWRTTVIPGLAIPISLVGSFAFVLVFGFSLNQLTMLGLVLAVGLVVDDAIVVVEAVAANLEKGMPPRQAALSCMGELIGALVATSLVLMTVFLPVAAYPGSIGIIYRQFALTVAFAILISTFNALTFSPMMGGLILKGRSEGQEIAPSGPVWPVLGALVGLAAGHFLGGGFWFVAGAVLGAVVGSQLTPIFHRFNLAFGRLERFYSRFVVRMIQWRRWVLVALAAGLVITILGFRASPQGFIPNTDQGFGFGFWQLRNGASLEQTYQTGLKIQRILAEEEDVDAVFLAPGYSFTGPATNQGAAFLGLKPLDERRGKEHSAEAVFGRLNKRFAEELPTAFAAFGNPPAVPGFSPQGGFYYQFFDKSGTLDLDTFGQLASEYVNAARQTGKFQPIYDQFVLAPEFEISIDRDILGALDVDYAEAMNSIGALAGSAYSGLTYQDNQVRQVYVQATAENRDTLSDITSYYVKDRSGNLVAASLFMSVKVVDAPTSILHYNLARSIQIQGDAAPGVTSDEAYGTLDQLVRKLNLNSIGTAFTGLTRLQLASGSAAVVIFALGILVVYLVLSAQYESYITPITILMTVPLAMLGALLFLGLRGISLDIFGQVGLLTLIGLAAKNGILIVELAEQRVSRGEAPAQAAQEAASSRLRPILMTAIASLAGFFPLVVATSAGAAFQQSIGTVIFGGVLVATLLSLIVVPAFYVAIKGVERRLFRGPAPQPPEPPQMPAT, translated from the coding sequence ATGTCCCTCTCCGACACCTTCATCAAGCGGCCGGTTCTGACCACCGTCTGCAGCATCCTGATCGTGGTGGCGGGCCTGATCTCCCTGCCGCTGCTGCCGGTCGAGAACCTGCCCCAGATCGCGCCGCCCACGGTGAACGTGAGCGCCAACTTCGCCGGCGGCTCGGCGGAGACGGTGGAGCAGGCGGTGACCATTCCCCTGGAGGAGGCGATCAACGGCGTGCCGGGCGCCGACTACATCACCTCCCAGAGCTCCGGCAGCGGCCAGAGCTCGATCACGGTCACCTTCGACGAAGGGACCGACATCAACATCGACCAGGTCAATGTGCTGAACCTGGTCAACCAGGCCAACCCCCAGCTGCCGGAAACCGTTCGCTCCACTGGCGTCTCGGTGACCCAGAGCAACCCCTCCTTCCTGGCGGTGTATCAGGTGGTGGCGGATGGCAACCGCTACACCCAGGAGTTTCTCAACGGCCTGGTGCAGCTCAATCTCCTCTATCCGCTGGAGCGGGTGAAGGGGATTCAGGCGCCGATCAACCCCTGGGGCGGCGGCGTCCCCTCCTTCAACCTCTATCTGGATCCCAAGAAGCTGGCCTCCTTCTCGCTCACGGCAGGCGATGTGATCAACGCCCTGGGTGAGCAGAATGTCGTGGTTGCGGCAGGATCGGTGGGCGGTCCGCCCTCCCTGCCGCAGCAGGCCTTCACCTACCCGATCGAGATCCGGGGCTACCTCTCCAGCGTCGAGGAGTTCAACGATGTGATTCTGGGCCGCACCCCCGATGGCAACACCATCCGGGTGCGGGATGTGGGCTCGGCCCAGTTCGGCATCAACAGCTATTTCCTCAAGGGCATCGATCTCGCCGGCAACGTGGCGATCGGTGTTCCGGTGCAGCAGACCTTCGGCAGCAACGCCATCGATGTGGCCACGGCGGCTGAAGCCGTGATCGATGAGTTCCGCCGCACCGTGCCCCCCGGGGTGAAGGTGATCAAGGTGTTCGATCAGACCCAGTTCATCCGCTCCTCGATCGAGGGGGTGGTGGATGCCCTGGGTCTGGCGATCCTGCTGGTGGTGCTGATCCTGTTCCTCTTCCTGCAGGACTGGCGCACCACGGTGATCCCCGGCCTGGCCATCCCCATCTCCCTGGTGGGCAGCTTCGCCTTCGTGCTGGTGTTCGGCTTCTCCCTCAACCAGCTCACCATGCTCGGCCTGGTGCTGGCCGTGGGCCTGGTGGTGGACGACGCCATCGTGGTGGTGGAGGCGGTGGCGGCCAATCTGGAGAAGGGCATGCCACCGCGACAGGCGGCCCTGAGCTGCATGGGCGAGCTGATCGGCGCCCTGGTGGCCACCTCATTGGTGCTGATGACCGTGTTCCTGCCGGTGGCGGCCTACCCCGGCTCGATCGGGATCATCTATCGCCAGTTCGCCCTGACGGTGGCCTTCGCCATCCTCATCTCCACCTTCAACGCCCTCACCTTCTCGCCAATGATGGGCGGGTTGATCCTCAAGGGACGGTCCGAGGGCCAGGAGATCGCCCCCAGTGGACCGGTCTGGCCGGTGCTCGGCGCCCTGGTGGGCCTGGCGGCCGGCCACTTCCTCGGTGGGGGGTTCTGGTTCGTGGCCGGTGCGGTTCTGGGGGCTGTGGTGGGCAGCCAGCTCACCCCGATCTTCCATCGCTTCAATCTGGCCTTCGGCCGCCTCGAGCGCTTCTACAGCCGCTTCGTGGTGCGCATGATCCAGTGGCGGCGCTGGGTGCTGGTGGCTCTGGCCGCCGGCCTGGTGATCACGATCCTGGGATTCCGGGCCAGCCCCCAGGGCTTCATTCCCAACACCGACCAGGGCTTCGGCTTCGGCTTCTGGCAGCTGCGGAACGGCGCTTCCCTGGAGCAGACCTATCAGACCGGCCTGAAGATCCAGCGGATCCTGGCGGAGGAGGAGGACGTGGATGCCGTCTTCCTGGCACCGGGCTACAGCTTCACCGGGCCGGCCACCAATCAGGGTGCCGCCTTCCTCGGGCTGAAACCCCTCGATGAACGGCGCGGCAAGGAGCACAGCGCCGAGGCCGTGTTCGGCCGCCTGAACAAGCGCTTCGCCGAGGAACTCCCCACCGCCTTCGCCGCCTTCGGCAACCCGCCCGCCGTGCCTGGTTTCAGCCCCCAGGGAGGCTTCTACTACCAGTTCTTCGACAAGAGCGGCACGCTCGATCTCGACACCTTCGGGCAGCTAGCCTCGGAGTACGTGAACGCCGCACGGCAGACCGGCAAGTTCCAGCCGATCTACGACCAGTTCGTGCTGGCCCCGGAGTTCGAGATCAGCATCGACCGGGACATCCTCGGCGCCCTGGATGTGGATTACGCCGAGGCGATGAACAGCATCGGCGCTCTGGCGGGCTCGGCCTACTCCGGCCTCACCTATCAGGACAACCAGGTGCGGCAGGTGTACGTGCAAGCCACCGCGGAGAACCGCGACACCCTCTCCGACATCACCAGCTATTACGTCAAAGACCGCAGCGGCAATCTGGTGGCCGCCAGCCTGTTCATGAGCGTGAAGGTGGTGGACGCACCCACCTCGATTCTCCACTACAACCTGGCCCGTTCCATCCAGATCCAGGGCGACGCCGCGCCGGGGGTGACGAGCGATGAGGCCTATGGAACCCTCGATCAGCTGGTGCGAAAGCTCAATCTCAACAGCATCGGCACCGCGTTCACCGGCCTGACCCGGCTGCAACTGGCCTCGGGCTCTGCGGCGGTGGTGATCTTCGCTCTGGGGATCCTGGTGGTGTACCTGGTGCTTTCGGCCCAGTACGAGAGCTACATCACCCCGATCACCATCCTGATGACGGTGCCCCTGGCCATGCTCGGGGCACTGCTGTTCCTCGGCCTGCGGGGCATCAGCCTCGACATCTTCGGCCAGGTGGGGCTGCTCACCCTGATCGGACTGGCGGCCAAGAACGGCATCCTGATCGTGGAGCTGGCCGAGCAGCGCGTCAGCCGCGGCGAAGCACCCGCTCAGGCCGCCCAGGAAGCCGCCTCGTCGCGGCTGCGGCCGATCCTGATGACCGCGATCGCCTCGCTCGCCGGCTTCTTCCCGCTAGTGGTCGCCACCAGCGCCGGCGCGGCATTTCAGCAGTCGATCGGCACGGTGATCTTCGGAGGCGTTCTGGTGGCGACCCTGCTGTCGCTGATCGTGGTGCCGGCCTTCTACGTGGCGATCAAGGGCGTCGAGCGGCGCCTGTTCAGGGGGCCAGCACCGCAGCCCCCAGAACCCCCGCAAATGCCAGCAACGTGA
- a CDS encoding AraC family transcriptional regulator yields the protein MDAFGGLLDGPRARGAFSLRTVMTPPWSLRILAESPITVVAMVRGHAWVIPDDGEPIRLGVGDVAVTRAPDHYTVADDPGTVPDIVIHPGQRCSDLNGNSLEEQLMHGVRTWGNDPNGSTLMLVGAYESTSDISDRLLRALPPVLSLANDTWNSPLVALLCEEMAQEGPGQAAVLDRLIDLLLIAILRAWFTRPEADAPKWYRAKSDPLVSQALQAMHADPAFPWTLATLAKELGASRAALSRRFQDVVGESPMKFLTSWRLALAADMLCEPEATVGTVAHALGYSTPFALSTAFKRVRGISPQEHRARAMPTG from the coding sequence ATGGATGCGTTCGGTGGTCTGCTCGACGGTCCCCGTGCCCGGGGCGCCTTCTCGCTCCGGACCGTGATGACGCCGCCGTGGTCGCTGCGGATCCTGGCTGAGTCGCCGATCACGGTGGTGGCGATGGTGCGCGGGCACGCCTGGGTCATCCCCGACGACGGCGAGCCGATCCGCCTCGGCGTGGGCGACGTGGCCGTGACCCGGGCGCCGGATCACTACACCGTGGCGGATGACCCCGGCACGGTGCCCGACATCGTGATCCACCCCGGTCAGCGCTGCTCCGACCTCAACGGCAATTCCCTGGAAGAGCAGCTGATGCACGGCGTGCGCACCTGGGGCAACGACCCGAACGGCTCGACGCTGATGCTCGTGGGCGCCTACGAGTCGACCAGCGACATCAGCGACCGGCTGCTGCGCGCCCTGCCGCCCGTGCTGTCCCTGGCCAACGACACCTGGAACTCCCCCCTGGTCGCCCTGCTGTGTGAGGAGATGGCGCAGGAGGGACCCGGCCAGGCCGCGGTGCTGGACCGCCTGATCGACCTGCTGCTGATCGCGATCCTGCGCGCCTGGTTCACGCGGCCGGAGGCCGACGCGCCGAAGTGGTACCGGGCCAAGAGCGACCCGCTCGTGAGCCAGGCGCTGCAGGCCATGCATGCCGACCCGGCCTTTCCCTGGACGCTCGCAACCCTGGCGAAGGAGCTGGGGGCCTCACGCGCGGCGCTCTCACGGCGCTTCCAGGACGTGGTCGGGGAGTCGCCGATGAAATTCCTGACGAGCTGGCGGCTCGCCCTGGCGGCCGACATGCTCTGCGAACCGGAGGCCACGGTCGGCACGGTGGCCCATGCCCTGGGCTACAGCACCCCCTTCGCCCTGAGCACAGCCTTCAAGCGGGTGCGGGGCATCAGTCCTCAGGAGCACCGCGCACGGGCGATGCCCACGGGCTGA
- a CDS encoding cation transporter, with product MGVRAARDPAAEARATAAVLRWDFRIAFLINVVMAVAGVLVSWLSRSDALALDGVVSALNAATILVGQRVDTLVRRPSNSRFPLGYWGLETLYAGGRSLILLGIIVFALITHVGRLLSFAGGVRFEPPVFGLVPPYSLAMVLLCLTMAACHHRAWTRTGSSNAILKVERLSAVVDGAISAGVGLAFLVAPLLESTPLSPLVPVTDSLVVVLLCLLIIRDPLATLRRAVWELSGGAADPGTRAPLLREAAAVLAGRGIVLVDHAIFRIGRAIQAILYVHPECEVVPADLEACRAAIEQRLRSRYPVVTIVLSIAQPGPAGEPPSGVSGVG from the coding sequence ATGGGCGTCCGGGCCGCCAGAGACCCCGCAGCGGAGGCGCGGGCCACCGCCGCGGTGCTGCGCTGGGACTTCCGCATCGCCTTTCTGATCAACGTGGTGATGGCGGTGGCCGGGGTGCTGGTCAGCTGGCTGAGCCGCTCCGATGCCCTGGCCCTCGACGGCGTCGTGTCGGCCCTGAACGCCGCCACGATCCTGGTGGGGCAGCGCGTCGACACGCTGGTGCGGCGGCCCAGCAACAGCCGCTTTCCCCTCGGCTACTGGGGCCTGGAGACCCTGTATGCCGGCGGCCGGTCGCTGATCCTGCTGGGCATCATCGTCTTCGCCCTGATCACCCATGTGGGCCGGCTGCTGAGCTTCGCCGGCGGGGTGCGCTTCGAGCCGCCCGTGTTCGGCCTGGTGCCGCCCTACTCCCTGGCGATGGTGCTGCTCTGCCTGACCATGGCGGCCTGCCATCACCGCGCCTGGACCCGCACGGGCTCCAGCAACGCCATCCTGAAGGTGGAGCGCCTCTCGGCCGTGGTGGATGGAGCCATCAGCGCAGGGGTGGGGCTCGCCTTCCTGGTGGCCCCGTTGCTGGAGAGCACACCGCTGTCTCCCCTGGTGCCCGTCACCGATTCGCTGGTGGTGGTGCTGCTCTGCCTGCTGATCATCCGCGATCCCCTCGCCACCCTCCGGCGCGCCGTGTGGGAGCTGAGCGGCGGCGCCGCCGATCCCGGCACCCGGGCGCCGCTGCTGCGGGAGGCCGCCGCCGTGCTGGCCGGGCGCGGCATCGTTCTGGTGGACCACGCCATCTTCCGGATCGGCCGCGCCATCCAGGCGATCCTCTACGTGCATCCCGAGTGCGAGGTGGTGCCGGCGGATCTCGAGGCCTGCCGGGCCGCGATCGAGCAGCGGTTGCGCAGCCGCTACCCCGTGGTGACGATCGTGCTCTCCATCGCCCAGCCCGGTCCTGCCGGCGAGCCCCCCTCCGGCGTCAGCGGGGTCGGCTAG
- a CDS encoding alpha/beta fold hydrolase produces the protein MKRWHWRDQEVSWSVLPDPGQRADTDGGDAADTGDHAMAVVLVHGFGACKEHWRHNQPVLGSLHRCYAIDLVGFGASSKPRSRLAGEPEVPGDFRYGLEVWAEQVSAFCREVVSGPVTLVGNSIGGVVVLRAAQMLAGDPQAPCRRVVLVDAAQRAMDDKRLQEMPLPVRAIRPLLRGLVSQRWLTERLFRWFARPALIRRVLLMAYPSGANVDDALVELIHRATRDAGAPESFRGFINLFDDHLAPQLLADLQVPVHMIWGEADPWEPVAVSRDWQRFACVRSFEALPGLGHCPHDEAPEQVNPLLLRALTASD, from the coding sequence ATGAAGCGGTGGCACTGGCGGGATCAGGAGGTGAGCTGGTCGGTGCTGCCCGATCCCGGCCAGCGGGCGGACACGGACGGCGGCGATGCGGCTGACACCGGTGACCATGCCATGGCCGTGGTGCTGGTGCACGGCTTCGGGGCCTGCAAGGAGCACTGGCGCCACAACCAGCCGGTGCTCGGCTCGCTCCATCGCTGCTACGCCATCGATCTGGTGGGGTTCGGCGCCAGCAGCAAGCCCCGCTCCCGACTCGCCGGCGAGCCCGAAGTGCCGGGCGATTTCCGCTACGGGCTGGAGGTGTGGGCCGAGCAGGTGAGCGCCTTCTGCCGCGAGGTGGTGAGCGGTCCGGTGACCCTGGTGGGCAACTCGATCGGCGGGGTGGTGGTGCTCCGGGCGGCCCAGATGCTCGCCGGCGACCCCCAGGCTCCCTGCCGCCGTGTGGTGCTGGTGGATGCTGCCCAGCGCGCCATGGACGACAAGCGCCTGCAGGAGATGCCGCTGCCGGTCCGCGCGATCCGTCCTCTGCTGCGGGGCCTGGTGAGCCAGCGCTGGCTCACCGAGCGGCTGTTCCGCTGGTTCGCCAGGCCGGCCCTGATCCGCCGGGTGCTGCTGATGGCCTACCCGAGCGGCGCCAACGTGGATGACGCCCTGGTGGAGCTGATCCACCGGGCCACCCGCGATGCGGGAGCGCCGGAATCGTTCCGGGGCTTCATCAACCTCTTTGACGATCACCTGGCCCCGCAGCTGCTGGCGGATCTGCAGGTGCCCGTGCACATGATCTGGGGCGAGGCGGATCCCTGGGAGCCGGTGGCGGTGAGCCGGGACTGGCAGCGCTTCGCCTGCGTGCGCAGCTTCGAAGCCCTGCCCGGCCTGGGCCACTGTCCGCACGATGAGGCCCCGGAGCAGGTGAACCCGCTGCTCCTGAGGGCTCTGACAGCCAGCGACTGA
- a CDS encoding NAD(P)H-binding protein: MATTQRDGMTLVIGGSGKTGRRVTDRLIARGRRVRPVSRSTQPRFDWQHERTWAPALDGVDAAYITYFPDLALPGAAETVDAFARLAVERGVRRLVLLSGRGEAGAQRAERYLQASGADWTIVRCAFFNQNFDENFADSVRHGVLGMPAGDTAEPFVDADDIADVVVAALTDDRHIGQLYELTGPRLLTVAQAAAELGAAIGREVRYMPLSAEEFGAELGAHGVPEAEATHLAELLTEVLDGRSSHLGDGVQRALGRPARDFVDYARDTAAAGAWTLEPVAS, encoded by the coding sequence ATGGCGACCACACAACGCGACGGCATGACCCTGGTGATCGGCGGCAGCGGCAAGACCGGCCGCCGCGTCACGGACCGGCTGATCGCCCGGGGCCGGCGGGTCCGCCCCGTGTCCCGTTCGACCCAGCCCCGGTTCGACTGGCAGCACGAGCGCACCTGGGCTCCGGCCCTCGATGGGGTCGATGCCGCCTACATCACCTACTTCCCCGATCTGGCCCTGCCCGGCGCGGCCGAGACCGTTGACGCCTTCGCCCGCCTCGCCGTGGAGCGCGGTGTGCGGCGTCTCGTGCTGCTCTCCGGCCGCGGCGAGGCCGGGGCGCAGCGGGCCGAGCGCTATCTGCAGGCCTCCGGCGCCGACTGGACGATCGTCCGCTGCGCTTTCTTCAACCAGAACTTCGACGAGAACTTCGCCGATTCCGTGCGTCACGGGGTTCTCGGCATGCCGGCCGGTGACACCGCCGAGCCGTTCGTCGATGCCGACGACATCGCCGATGTGGTGGTGGCCGCGCTCACCGACGATCGCCACATCGGCCAGCTGTACGAGCTGACGGGGCCGCGCCTGCTCACGGTCGCTCAGGCCGCCGCCGAGCTGGGTGCCGCCATCGGCCGCGAGGTGCGCTACATGCCCCTGAGCGCCGAGGAGTTCGGCGCCGAGCTGGGTGCCCACGGCGTGCCCGAAGCGGAGGCCACCCACCTGGCCGAGCTCCTCACCGAGGTGCTCGACGGCCGCAGCTCCCACCTCGGCGATGGGGTGCAGCGGGCCCTGGGACGCCCGGCCCGCGATTTCGTCGACTACGCCAGGGACACCGCCGCAGCCGGTGCCTGGACGCTCGAGCCGGTGGCGTCATGA
- a CDS encoding circadian clock KaiB family protein, with product MSADDPGQPQESLGPSEPEHWDLTLYVFKGSIQSRQAMSTLRRICQEELGDRVSLRMVDIHEHPEALERDNILAIPTLLRREPAPVRRIVGDLSDRETLRASLLLPPEPETARRPGRRHA from the coding sequence ATGAGCGCCGACGACCCCGGACAGCCACAGGAGTCGCTGGGACCCTCCGAACCCGAGCACTGGGATCTCACCCTCTACGTGTTCAAGGGTTCGATCCAGTCACGTCAGGCGATGTCGACCCTGCGCCGGATCTGTCAGGAGGAGCTCGGCGACCGGGTCAGCCTGCGGATGGTGGACATCCACGAACACCCGGAAGCCCTCGAGCGCGACAACATCCTCGCCATCCCCACCCTGCTGCGGCGCGAGCCGGCTCCGGTGCGGCGCATCGTCGGCGATCTGAGTGATCGCGAGACACTGCGGGCCAGCCTGCTGCTGCCGCCGGAACCGGAGACGGCACGGCGGCCCGGTCGGCGTCACGCATAA